The candidate division KSB1 bacterium genome includes the window TTTGGGTCTTCCATAGCACCAATGGTTTCCCATGAGTAGTGATGGTGAGATGGGTAGGTGGAGTGTGCGATGGAATGCCAGATCTTTCGTCCGTAAGGTTGATTTTCCCCTTGTCGCTTCTCATTCTGAACTACGCCGCGTTGTTCGTCAAGCCTTTCTTGGTCAATTACGCCAAGTAGATGGCCCATACGATCCGACTCCATCCAGAGTGCGACATCCAAGGCCGAAGTAGGCACATTTTGAAAGTAGTTAGTTCGGATCCTTGTTGGTCGTACCGTTCAAATCCGTAGCGCCAACTCGCTCTAAAGCCTGAAAATAGTCATCGTTAAAGTGTTCGCTACCGTTGAACATGAGATGTTCAAATAGGTGGGCAAAACCGGTCTTTCCGGATTTTTCGTTTTTTGACCCCACATGATACCAAACGTTCACCGCAACAATCGGTGCTTTGTGATCCTCGTGCACAATGAGGGTAAGTCCGTTCTTAAGTACGAACTTCTCGTAAGGTATATCAATCTTCGCGGGCGTTTCCCTTGTCCGCACCAGAATTGGCAAACAACAACGCAGGTATTAGGAAGCACACAAGAATGACCAAGATGGATTTGTGTCTCAACATGGTTCCTCCTTTTATTTTTGGTAAAAGATTGAAAGTGGATTTCTTAACAAGATATTAGCACCTGAACACGAGAACACTTGACCACGAAAACACTTTAACCACACGTTGGGCTTACATCCCCTGCGAACTATTTAGCGTAAGGGTTGTTATGAAATTTTATGAACCACTTAAATTTTTCTGTTCCTGGCAGCAAAATTGAAATGATTAAAATATTTTTCCCATAAAATTTCAGAAGATGAGAATTCATTGTTGCCGTAAAAATAATCCAAAATCACTTCTTTTAATCTAGCAAGCTCTTTAATGTGAGACTTAACCGTTATACAATCAAGAGTTAGAGAAATAAGTTCTAAGGCTCTACCAACAGACTTCAGACAATATTTTTCATTATTCTTTCTTTTCCAATTCAGTGCCCGGCTGATCTCGCTGCCTATATTTGCCATTTGTTCTGACAAAGACATCTGGGCCCAACGCCCTTCTGCAAGACTCTTATGTTGAAATTCCATTACTTTACCTTTTTATCCATTTATTTGTTATATCAATAATTTTCTTTCGAATTGATTCGTCTTCCACGGCACGACTATTATTTCCCTGAGTGGGTCTTATATTAATCATCGAGTCATATTCAATAAAATCTTCGCCTTCCATCTCAGGGTAATAATTTATTCCCCAAAGATTCTTCAGTTTTGATTCTCTCTCGATGCAATACGCTTCAAGATCAGAATGCAGCTCCGCATCAATGGCTACTATTCCCAGATCAACATCAACGACAGCTTTAACCATCTCTCCAAAACCAACCTCTGCTATTGATTTTAATTCATCAATTGTTATTTCTTTATCCAATATTGTCATTCTTTCTTCTCCTGATAAATTAAGTAGTGTTTTAGGGCCGCTCCGGCTCCTCGCCCTGAAAAACGGGTCTCGCCCTNNNNNNNAGTCATGTTAGTAAAAACCTGAATAAATTTAATCGACCTTTATGAAAAGGGCACAGCCAACAAATGACTGAGCGACTCAACGCGCAAATTGCGCGGAGGTGGCGACGCCTTAACGGTCAGGCATACAGGGCTTGGTGCGCCTCCTTCCCGACTTCATTATTATATTATTTAAGGAAAGTCGGGACGGGGTCGCCCTCCGCAACTGTAATTAGTACAGCGATTCCTAATTATTATTTCAACAGGTAATCGTATTTGTTGTCTCTTCAATGCTGCGTCAGTCATTAAAAGTCATTGATGGTCATTGTGTCATTAAGCCAATGACAATAAGTGACTTTAATGACAACTAAATGACGACTCGAAGACGGATTTTGCGATCCTTTGTAGGAACACTTAATTACGCACGTTATTTAGGAATCACACTACCGGCTCTTGTTTCATTTTCATAGAACTTTTGACAATACTACGACAACGTTCAAGTACGCCTTAGCGCAGAACGTCGGCACTGCTCAAAGTCCCGCATTCGTCCGAAATTAGAAATCGCGCACGTGAAACGCGTCGGCTGAATATGCCTTGGGCTTAAAAAGTTGTGATTCACATAAAACTGGGCAGGAATAAATCTTTTCTCTATAAATTCTTTTCACTCACCGCTTTATTCAACTCACACTTACTACACGTTTTACCACCATCACCCGGAGTAAATTGGCGAACGACTTTCGTGGCAGTAAAAATACCGGCAATGAGCACGACTGCAAAGACTACGATTTCCTGAACGCCCATTTTATCCAAGTCCTAAAAGTTGTCCACCCTGATAAACTACCAGGGAGCCGAGGTAAGCGAGAATGGTCATGTAAGCAATCATGATAAACGGCCAGCGCCAACTATTTGTCTCCCGCCTGACAACTGCCACGGTTGACATGCACTGACAGGCTAACGCAAAAAAGACCATCAATGAAAGGGCGACGAGGGGTGTATAGACCGGCTTTCCGGTTTCCGGGTGACGCTCGTTACGCATTGCTTCTCTTAAAGTAACGGAAGTTTCATCCGCGCCTTCCACATTATAGATGGTCGCCAACGTGCTCACCAAAACTTCCCGCGCCGCGAAGGAGGTAATCAAAGCGATCCCTATTTTCCAGTCGAAGCCGAGCGGCTCGATGACCGGCTCGATGACTTGACCGAGTTGGCCGGCAAAGCTCTGTTTGATGGCTTCGCTCGAGCTGATATCGGTTTGCGGTTTGGGGTAGGAGGCCAGAAACCAGAGTACAATTGAAATAGCCAGAATAATTTTCCCGGCGTCCGTCACGAAGATTTTGGCGCGTTCATATACCTGCAGAAATGTTCGATGCAAAGAGGGACGCCGGTAGGGGGGAAGCTCCATGATGAAAGTCGAAGGTTGTTGCTTTTTTCCTTTCGAACGTTTTAATACAAATGCAGCGGCGATGGCTGCCACAATCCCCAGGAGATACATCGCTAATAAGGTCAGGCCTGGAAGTGAGAAAATGCCCAGCACGGAAATGCTTGGAATGAAGGCGCCTATCATCAGCGCGTAGACCGGCAGGCGGGCGCTGCAGCTCATGAGGGGAGCGATCATAATTGTGATGAGCCGTTCGCGTGAGTTTTGAATCGTACGGGTTGCCATGATTCCGGGGATGGCACAAGCGAAGGATGAAAGCAGCGGAATCACCGAGCGGCCGCTCAGTCCGGCTCCCCGCATAAAACGATCCATCATAAAAGCAACCCGGGCCATATAGCCGGTGTTTTCCAGGAGTGAAAGAAAGAAAAATAGAAACATGATTTGAGGAAGAAAAATCAGGATTGCGCCAACCCCGGCGATGACGCCATTCACAAGCAGATCTTCAAGCACCCCGTCCGGCATGAACGCTGACACTTTCTGACCAAGCCAGCCGATGAAAATTTCGATGCCGTTCATTGGAACCGCGGCCCAGGAAAAGATCGCCTGAAATATCAAGGCGAAAATGAACAGAAAAATAAATGGTCCGGCCAAACGGTGCGTTAGCACTTTATCGATTTTTTCATTAAGACGGCGTTCTCTCTTTGCCTGGCGAACGCTTTTCCTGCAGATGTCGTCTATCCACTGGTAACGCAATCGGGTTTCCAACATCGGCCAGGGAACATTCTTTCGGGAAAGATTTTCACGGGATTGATTCACCACAGTTTGCAGTTTTCCGTTTGGTTCATAGTGATACCCGATCCAGATATCGAGCGCTTTGTCGTTTGACAGTACGCGCAGGGCTTCGGAGCAGCTTGCGGGTGAAGTGATATGTGTGTTTTCTTTCAACCAATCACAAATTGGCGCCGTGGCTTTTCGAATTTCATCATCAACCCGCAGACCGGCATTTTGAACAGAGTTTCTATCATCTTCAGCCAGTTCAAAGATTTTTTCGCGTAATTTCTGTATCCCATTTCTTTTATTTGCAGCAATCGGCACGACCGGAATATTGAGTTCTTTAGAAAGCGTTTCTACATCGATCTCGAGCCCCTTCGTTTTTGCAGAATCCAGCATATTCAGGGCAAGCAGAACCGGAGCTCCGAGCTCGATAATTTGAGTGACAAGGTACAGATTGCGACTCAAATTGCTGGCGTCCACCACGACTACAGTCAGTTTCAGATTCCCGATCTCAGCCGAGCGGCCGGTAATAATGTCAGAAGCGATTTTATCGTCTAATGACTTCGGCACAAGACTGTATAAACCCGGCAGGTCATAAATTTTCACTTGTGCCCTATTCCCGCCTTTGAGCATTCCGGTTTTTTTCTCGACAGTTACACCGGGGTAGTTGGCGACTTTCTGCCGCAACCCGGTCAAGGCGTTAAATACCGAGGTCTTGCCGGAATTTGGATTGCCAACAAGGGCAATATCGGTCTGGGTGTTTTTAGCTTTTATCTCTTCCATTATTCGATGGTATTTTCCTCTCTATAAGAACATGTTTGGCTTCGGAACGGCGCACTGAAAGATGGTACCCGCGCACATTCAGCTCCATCGGATCTCCCAGTGGTGCGAATTTAACCAGCTTAACGCGGGTTCCCGGTGTTAGTCCCATTTCCATCAGGTCGGACGAATTTGAGTTGTTTTTTTGAATTGAGATAACAGTCCCTTCCTCGCCGGGTTTGAGACGCTCAAGTGGAATGGTGTTCTTCGCATCTTGAACTGGGGATTCATTCGTTGGTAAGTGATTTAAGTCTTCCTTGGGTCGTTTGCTTTTAACTAAAAATATAGTTAGGGCTGCAATCAAAAATCCCAGAATTCCCTGAAGCCCAAGAAAGCCCGCGACCTTCAACAAGGCGAAATTCGGACTCACAAATCTGACCAGCCAGCCGGCCGATTCGTTTAACAGCGAAAAAAGAAAACCGGAGACAATAAATGCAACTTTGGTTTTGAAGGAGTAGGGCGCAAAAATGAGCAGATGCGTTAAAAGCAGGACCACGAATGCCATCATCGGGAGATGGGAATGGGTTACTTCCAGCATCGACTGGTAAGTGCGCGGCATTTTGAATTGCTCTTCGGAACCTAAGTAATAATCTTCAACCGACTGCGGCGTAAAGTCCATCCGGGCAAAGTATAAAGCGAAATTTGTTACCCAAAATCCGGTTAGAAGTAAGAGTGTGCAAAGTATGGTCAGCTTCATCAAGGGCTGGCTTTGAAAGCCGCCGTTCTGCATGTACTTCAATTTAATTTCCCCTTTGCAATTGCAACTTCGTAAATTGCCAGCATTTTCCTAACCCCCTGGGTAATCGCCTGTACGGATAATGTGGCTCCCGTAATGTTGTGGATGTCGCGTTTCGGCCAGAGCTTGTCACTTAATATTTTGTCAGTAAACAGTGCAAACCAATTGGAAGTGGGAAGATAATCTAAGGGTTCGTAAAATGCAAGAACCTCGACGAATTTTATTCTTGCTTTTTTGTCTAAAACAACCATAAATGTCTCAGGTTTCGTGCGTACTATATTCGTTTCGAAGAAGGCGTATCCTGTTATCGAATCTGCTTTTTCTCCCTCATAAAAAGTAACGATTTTTGATTCGAGTTTTGTTTTGGCTAATCTTTGGATCTGATTGACTTGTTCATCCGTCAGAAACAGCGTTTTTCGCTCAATCGAAACCCCGTTAGGAAAAGCTTCCTGCAGCGCCTTTTGCTGGGTTTTGAAAACCTGAGCATGACTTGATTGAATTGAGAGAGTAAACAGAGTCGTACAAATAATTCCAAAGAACAAAATACCATTGTGATCGCGACGCTTCTGGGGAGAAATCTTGTTAATTCTTCCATTCCTAACAAGATTTCTCGCTTTCGCTCGAAATGACACTAATTTAGTTAATCCTTTGTTTACCATCAAAATAAATATGTCACCGCTAAATTGAACTGGTCGACATTTGTATTCGCTTTATTATCCCGATTTATATAATCCATTTTAAAGGCCACATTCGGATGAGGTTTGTAAGTTAGGCCGAGAGTTAAATTCGATCGTTCCATTTCCGGATTTCTTGAGAAGCCCGTTGGAACATCTTTCTGTGTGTCTAGTTTTTCATATTGAATAAACGGCGCAAGGTAGTGAGTGCTGCTTCGGGCAATCAATGGTAAGATGTCATAAGCCGCAGTTAC containing:
- the feoB gene encoding ferrous iron transport protein B, which codes for MEEIKAKNTQTDIALVGNPNSGKTSVFNALTGLRQKVANYPGVTVEKKTGMLKGGNRAQVKIYDLPGLYSLVPKSLDDKIASDIITGRSAEIGNLKLTVVVVDASNLSRNLYLVTQIIELGAPVLLALNMLDSAKTKGLEIDVETLSKELNIPVVPIAANKRNGIQKLREKIFELAEDDRNSVQNAGLRVDDEIRKATAPICDWLKENTHITSPASCSEALRVLSNDKALDIWIGYHYEPNGKLQTVVNQSRENLSRKNVPWPMLETRLRYQWIDDICRKSVRQAKRERRLNEKIDKVLTHRLAGPFIFLFIFALIFQAIFSWAAVPMNGIEIFIGWLGQKVSAFMPDGVLEDLLVNGVIAGVGAILIFLPQIMFLFFFLSLLENTGYMARVAFMMDRFMRGAGLSGRSVIPLLSSFACAIPGIMATRTIQNSRERLITIMIAPLMSCSARLPVYALMIGAFIPSISVLGIFSLPGLTLLAMYLLGIVAAIAAAFVLKRSKGKKQQPSTFIMELPPYRRPSLHRTFLQVYERAKIFVTDAGKIILAISIVLWFLASYPKPQTDISSSEAIKQSFAGQLGQVIEPVIEPLGFDWKIGIALITSFAAREVLVSTLATIYNVEGADETSVTLREAMRNERHPETGKPVYTPLVALSLMVFFALACQCMSTVAVVRRETNSWRWPFIMIAYMTILAYLGSLVVYQGGQLLGLG
- a CDS encoding ferrous iron transport protein A, which codes for MAFVVLLLTHLLIFAPYSFKTKVAFIVSGFLFSLLNESAGWLVRFVSPNFALLKVAGFLGLQGILGFLIAALTIFLVKSKRPKEDLNHLPTNESPVQDAKNTIPLERLKPGEEGTVISIQKNNSNSSDLMEMGLTPGTRVKLVKFAPLGDPMELNVRGYHLSVRRSEAKHVLIERKIPSNNGRDKS
- a CDS encoding FMN-binding protein produces the protein MSFRAKARNLVRNGRINKISPQKRRDHNGILFFGIICTTLFTLSIQSSHAQVFKTQQKALQEAFPNGVSIERKTLFLTDEQVNQIQRLAKTKLESKIVTFYEGEKADSITGYAFFETNIVRTKPETFMVVLDKKARIKFVEVLAFYEPLDYLPTSNWFALFTDKILSDKLWPKRDIHNITGATLSVQAITQGVRKMLAIYEVAIAKGKLN